The Actinomycetes bacterium genome includes the window GGATGCGCGGCAGCATCACGAAGACGCGGTCGCCCTTGCGTACACCCCGGGAGGCCAGGAAGTTGGCAGCGCGGTTGGAGGACGCCGCCAGGTCGGCGAAGCTGTAACGGCGCGGGTTGCCGCCGTCGGGTCCCACCGCCAGCAGGGCCAGCTTGCCGGGCTCCCTGGACGCCCAGGCGTCGACCACGTCGCGGGCGTAGTTGTAGACCTCGGGCACCTGGAGCCGGAACGACGCCCGCGTCGCCAGGTAGTCGGTCATGTTGGGCGGCAGGTCGCGCATCAGCAACTCCTCTCCCAAACCAGCCTTTCCCCGCTGCTACCAGATCTTCATTCGGAGTCGCCTGGTCGTCCAGCGCGACCCGGGGCATGAAGGTCAGACTACCAACCTACCGGGTCTTTGGGCGTTGGACTGACGATGTCCGCGGCTGTCGTTGCGCCACACCGCCTGGACCTCCCAAAGCGACTGCCTGGTGATCGCCACGACCTCGCCGGGCAGCCGGTCCACCCTAGATTGAGAGCAGCCGGTCCACATTAGATTGAGAGCAGTCGCTGCGCGCCGGCAGGATCGATATCCCACTCATGGGCAACTATGGACAGGCCCGCCAGTATGGTGAAGTCGTCGTTGGGCTCCTCGAGGCCCTTCGCGATGCTGGCAGCAAGCCCGAGGTCGTTGCCCTCCGCACCCGCATCGAGCTCGGCTTGGACCCGGCCGGCGAGCGCGTCCAGTGTGGCCAGGATCTCGTCCACGACCGGGTCGCTGGGCAGGTCGCCAATTGCGTGTTGGGCCTGCTGGAACTGGTTCGCGGCGGCCTGTGCGGCGACCTCGACAGGTGGCTGGATGTCGCGGACGCGGGCCAGTTCCGCAATCGCAGAGAGGGTCTG containing:
- a CDS encoding AMP-binding protein, giving the protein MRDLPPNMTDYLATRASFRLQVPEVYNYARDVVDAWASREPGKLALLAVGPDGGNPRRYSFADLAASSNRAANFLASRGVRKGDRVFVMLPRI